A genome region from Tachyglossus aculeatus isolate mTacAcu1 chromosome 1, mTacAcu1.pri, whole genome shotgun sequence includes the following:
- the LOC119928420 gene encoding tetratricopeptide repeat protein 39B-like has product MAFARTEAESDDEDRFEDAFESIPVAATMDLSGALEESTVALCLFLNNRFSEAQDFLRPWYKRSMYHATAYGAILVLRALLTFENKDIQQGLEILKEVTKTCQNFRKRPSLLQSLSHLIFKPGVESMTEAELHAEICYAECLLLKAGLTFIEDETMLSCIRGGISFGTSYHIYRDCQQAVPQIQSSQPAKAFRHFEEGVRFGLGIFNLLLSLLPERALRLLNFVGYTGDRDLGLSLLHEGAAGISVRAVMCTLTLLIYHNYLALVFGIEADDFDSLEDLLAPYLAKFPKCAILRFYAARIDVMKGLFGTAQAKLRECVLLQDEWREIHHLCYWELMWTYIFEQDWRYAYHYANLLHQHNRWSKTTYSFLKASVLCMLPGDFAKEAGEDVRSLFMQVKFQKLKIGGRTPPTEKFADLKCKRYSGTGSWHAAQPILEMMYIWSGFRMIAKRLDLVARWMVIIEREEEALRECQNPEYFTDDQCLVKLLKGCCLKYLDRLWKAEQCFGEVIRNEKLLKFDRYLVPYAYYELGLLFHQKGDGEKALAYIERTKAYKDYSMESRLQFRVHAALQHISGTLAKDASSDL; this is encoded by the coding sequence atGGCATTTGCCAGAACTGAAGCAGAAAGCGATGACGAGGACCGTTTCGAGGATGCCTTTGAGAGCATCCCGGTAGCCGCCACGATGGATCTCAGCGGCGCCCTGGAAGAGAGCACGGTCGCGCTGTGCTTGTTCCTCAATAACCGATTCTCAGAGGCTCAGGATTTTCTCCGGCCGTGGTACAAGCGGAGCATGTATCACGCCACCGCGTACGGCGCCATCCTCGTGCTGCGGGCCCTCCTGACCTTCGAGAACAAAGACATCCAGCAGGGCCTGGAGATCCTGAAGGAGGTCACCAAGACCTGCCAGAACTTCAGGAAGAGACCTTCGCtgctccagtccctgtcccacctcatcTTCAAGCCCGGCGTGGAGTCCATGACCGAAGCGGAGCTGCACGCCGAAATCTGTTACGCCGAGTGCCTGCTCCTGAAAGCGGGCCTGACTTTCATAGAGGACGAAACCATGCTCAGTTGCATCAGAGGGGGGATCAGCTTCGGGACGAGTTACCACATCTACAGGGACTGCCAGCAGGCCGTGCCGCAAATCCAGAGTTCCCAGCCGGCCAAGGCCTTCAGGCattttgaggaaggggtgaggttCGGCCTGGGCATATTCAACCTGCTGCTGTCCCTTCTGCCCGAGAGGGCCCTCCGCCTGCTGAACTTCGTCGGCTACACCGGGGACCGGGATTTAGGCCTCTCTCTGCTCCACGAGGGAGCGGCCGGTATCAGCGTCAGAGCCGTAATGTGCACCTTGACCTTACTGATCTACCACAACTACCTCGCCCTGGTTTTCGGGATCGAGGCCGACGACTTCGACAGCTTGGAGGACCTCCTCGCGCCCTACCTCGCCAAGTTCCCCAAATGCGCCATCCTCAGGTTTTACGCCGCCAGGATCGACGTGATGAAAGGGCTTTTCGGGACCGCCCAGGCGAAGCTGCGGGAATGCGTCCTGCTGCAAGACGAGTGGCGAGAGATCCACCACCTCTGTTACTGGGAGCTGATGTGGACCTACATTTTCGAGCAGGACTGGCGTTACGCTTACCACTACGCGAACCTGCTCCATCAGCACAACAGGTGGTCCAAGACGACCTACTCCTTCCTGAAGGCTTCCGTCCTGTGCATGCTCCCCGGCGACTTCGCCAAAGAGGCGGGCGAGGACGTCCGATCTCTGTTTATGCAGGTGAAGTTCCAGAAGCTGAAGATCGGGGGGAGGACGCCCCCGACCGAGAAGTTCGCCGACCTCAAGTGCAAACGCTACTCCGGTACCGGCTCCTGGCACGCCGCCCAGCCGATCCTGGAGATGATGTACATCTGGAGTGGCTTCCGGATGATAGCCAAGAGGCTCGACTTGGTCGCCCGCTGGATGGTCATCAtcgaaagagaggaggaggctcTGCGCGAGTGCCAGAACCCAGAGTACTTCACGGACGACCAGTGTCTGGTGAAGCTCCTGAAGGGCTGCTGTCTCAAGTATCTGGACCGACTCTGGAAAGCCGAGCAGTGCTTCGGCGAAGTCATTCGGAACGAGAAGCTCTTAAAGTTCGATCGCTACCTGGTGCCCTACGCCTACTATGAACTGGGACTGCTGTTCCACCAGAAAGGCGACGGTGAGAAAGCGCTCGCTTACATCGAGCGCACGAAGGCCTACAAAGACTATTCCATGGAGTCGAGGTTGCAGTTTAGGGTTCACGCGGCCCTTCAGCATATAAGCGGGACTCTGGCCAAGGATGCCAGTTCAGACCTCTGA